A part of Miscanthus floridulus cultivar M001 chromosome 6, ASM1932011v1, whole genome shotgun sequence genomic DNA contains:
- the LOC136458499 gene encoding TPR repeat-containing thioredoxin TTL1-like — MSEADRIRHRTAALALHDDEVRDKSDAKANVFADLGSPVSPLRARASVATSSSSSSGSAKSPAPSNAGMADGRSHSGELVGECNPPPLMAHRRSGSGQLIFSGSSSRGSGGGDRGSTASSPMLNALPTGNICPSGRVPATAATPPPPRSRPDVLGSGTGHYGHGSIMRGAGMAPARSSIDSSFLGHSSRSPASFPASSGSLQEVTRLGNEWYKKGKYAEALRHYERAVALCPESAACRGNRAAALIGLGRLADALRECEEAVRLDPVSGRSHSRVAGVCLRLGMIDKARRHFTQAGHLQQSDPTEWQKLQEVEVHLGRCTNARKIGDWKSTLREADAAIAAGADSSQLLLALRSEALLRLHKLEEAESTLASLLKLDGALPSSLTAAKLSGMLAESYVHIVRAQVDMALGRFDTAVAAAEKARDLDPGNAEIGMVLNNVRLVAKAREQGNDLFKVAKFSDASMAYGEGLKYDPSNSVLHCNRAACWSKLEKWEKAVDDCNEALRIQPNYTKALLRRAASYAKLERWVDCVRDYEVLRKELPSDKEVAEALFHAQIALKATRGEDVSNMKFGGEVEIVSNVEQLRAAISSPGVSVVYFMSAMNQQCTQITPSVNTLCTECPSVNFLKVNIDSSPMVAKAENVRIVPTFKIYKGGVKVKEMICPSLHVLRYSVRHYSVSSS; from the exons ATGTCGGAGGCCGACCGGATACGCCACCGCACGGCGGCGCTGGCGCTGCACGACGATGAGGTAAGAGACAAGTCGGACGCCAAGGCGAACGTCTTCGCGGATCTCGGCTCGCCGGTGTCGCCGCTGCGGGCGCGGGCGAGCGTGGcgacgtcgtcgtcctcgtcctccggGTCAGCCAAGTCGCCGGCGCCGTCGAATGCTGGGATGGCGGACGGGAGGAGCCACTCCGGCGAGCTGGTGGGCGAATGCAACCCGCCGCCGCTGATGGCGCACCGGCGGTCCGGATCTGGACAGTTGATATTCTCTGGCAGCAGCAGCCGGGGGAGCGGCGGCGGGGACCGTGGAAGCACGGCGAGCTCGCCGATGCTGAATGCGCTCCCCACCGGGAACATCTGCCCGTCCGGGCGTGTCCCGGCAACGGCGGCCACACCCCCTCCCCCGCGCTCCCGCCCGGACGTGCTCGGATCCGGCACCGGCCACTACGGCCACGGGAGCATCATGCGCGGCGCCGGCATGGCCCCCGCCAGGAGCAGCATTGACTCGTCGTTCCTCGGGCACTCCTCGAGGTCGCCGGCGAGCTTTCCGGCGAGCAGTGGGAGCCTCCAGGAGGTGACCCGCTTGGGGAACGAGTGGTACAAAAAGGGAAAGTACGCGGAGGCGCTGCGCCACTACGAGCGCGCCGTGGCGCTGTGTCCCGAGAGCGCTGCATGCCGCGGCAACCGAGCCGCCGCGCTCATAGGACTCGGCCGCCTTGCCGACGCGCTTCGTGAATGCGAGGAGGCTGTCCGACTCGACCCGGTCAGCGGCCGCTCCCACAGCCGCGTCGCAGGCGTTTGTCTCCG ATTGGGGATGATTGACAAGGCGCGGAGGCATTTCACCCAGGCAGGTCATCTTCAGCAGTCTGACCCCACCGAGTGGCAGAAGCTGCAGGAGGTCGAGGTGCATCTGGGAAGATGCACAAATGCAAGGAAAATTGGGGATTGGAAGAGCACGCTGAGGGAGGCTGATGCTGCCATTGCTGCTGGCGCTGACTCCTCTCAGTTG CTTCTTGCCTTGAGGTCAGAAGCACTTCTCCGCCTTCACAAGCTGGAGGAGGCTGAGTCGACTCTTGCAAGCTTGCTGAAATTGGATGGTGCATTGCCCTCATCATTGACAGCAGCAAAACTCTCGGGGATGCTCGCTGAGTCATACGTACATATTGTTCGAGCGCAGGTTGACATGGCATTGGGGAG GTTTGATACTGCTGTTGCTGCAGCTGAGAAGGCTAGAGATCTTGATCCTGGGAATGCAGAAATCGGGATGGTTTTGAATAATGTGAGACTAGTTGCAAAAGCCAGAGAGCAAGGGAATGATCTCTTTAAagttgccaagttttcagatgCATCCATGGCCTATGGTGAAGGGCTCAAGTATGATCCCTCAAATTCAGTGCTCCATTGCAATCGAGCTGCTTGCTGGTCAAAGCTAGAAAAGTGGGAAAAAGCTGTTGACGACTGCAATGAGGCACTAAGAATACAGCCAAACTATACAAAGGCTCTCTTAAGGCGAGCTGCATCCTATGCTAAG CTTGAACGTTGGGTGGACTGCGTGCGGGACTATGAGGTGCTTCGAAAGGAGCTTCCCAGTGACAAGGAGGTTGCTGAGGCATTGTTCCATGCACAAATTGCCTTGAAGGCGACTCGTGGTGAGGATGTATCAAATATGAAGTTTGGAGGAGAGGTAGAGATAGTTTCCAATGTAGAGCAACTCCGTGCTGCCATAAGTTCACCTG GGGTATCTGTTGTCTACTTCATGTCGGCAATGAATCAGCAATGCACACAAATTACACCATCGGTCAACACTCTATGCACTGAATGCCCCTCGGTGAATTTTCTCAAG GTTAACATCGACAGCAGCCCAATGGTGGCAAAGGCAGAGAACGTGCGGATAGTCCCGACGTTCAAGATATACAAAGGAGGGGTGAAAGTGAAGGAGATGATCTGCCCGAGCTTGCATGTTCTGCGCTACTCCGTGCGGCACTATTCTGTATCCAGTTCTTGA